A stretch of the Synechocystis sp. PCC 7338 genome encodes the following:
- a CDS encoding FAD-binding domain-containing protein encodes MGKQLILLPMSDQSDHPLILLWHRRDLRLHDHLALAKARQKTAKIVGVFCLDNKILQAEDIAPARVAYLLGCLQSLQDHYQRLGSQLLIFHADPVQLLPQVAATLGAHSVVWTLDTEPYAQQRDLQVAQALREQGLAIATEWDQLMHHPGEVLTQAGNAYTVYTPFWKNWRQLPKASPVSTPKDLQGLSAAEQEKLDPLGPHAIPRLTDLGFSWENPLPLAPGEEAAEERLAWFVANVLEEYQQTRNFPALDGTSQLSAALKFGVISPRTLWQATLAVWDQSRSEEARASIETWQQELAWREFYQHCLYSFPGLAQGPYRSPFQEFPWEENQNHFQAWCAGETGYPIIDAAMAQLNQTGWMHNRCRMIVASFLTKDLILNWQWGELYFMQTLYDGDLAANNGGWQWSASSGMDPKPLRIFNPYTQAQKFDPEGEYIRTWLPQLARFDTGDLLTGKLTPMERRSVNYPEPIVNHNQQQREFKRRYQLVK; translated from the coding sequence ATGGGGAAGCAGTTGATTTTGTTGCCCATGTCTGACCAGTCTGACCATCCCCTAATTTTGCTGTGGCACCGTCGGGATTTACGTCTCCATGACCATTTGGCTTTGGCCAAGGCCCGTCAAAAAACAGCCAAAATTGTCGGGGTCTTTTGTCTGGATAACAAAATTCTTCAAGCTGAAGATATAGCTCCGGCCCGGGTGGCTTACCTACTCGGTTGCCTACAGTCTTTACAGGATCATTACCAACGTCTCGGTAGTCAACTGTTGATTTTTCACGCAGATCCGGTGCAGTTATTGCCCCAAGTGGCCGCTACCTTGGGAGCCCACAGCGTTGTCTGGACTTTGGATACGGAACCCTACGCCCAACAGCGGGATTTACAGGTCGCCCAGGCCCTGCGGGAACAGGGGTTGGCGATCGCCACGGAATGGGATCAACTCATGCATCATCCTGGGGAAGTGCTCACCCAAGCGGGGAATGCCTACACGGTTTACACTCCCTTTTGGAAAAATTGGCGTCAGTTACCCAAAGCAAGTCCGGTGTCCACACCCAAGGATCTACAGGGTTTAAGTGCGGCAGAACAGGAAAAATTAGACCCCCTGGGGCCCCATGCCATACCCCGACTAACAGATTTGGGTTTTAGCTGGGAAAACCCCCTCCCATTGGCACCGGGGGAAGAGGCGGCTGAGGAAAGATTGGCTTGGTTTGTGGCCAATGTCCTAGAGGAATATCAACAAACCCGCAACTTCCCTGCCCTCGATGGCACCTCCCAACTGAGCGCCGCCCTCAAATTTGGTGTTATTTCTCCCAGAACCCTCTGGCAAGCCACTTTGGCAGTTTGGGATCAAAGTCGCAGTGAGGAAGCCCGTGCCAGCATTGAAACCTGGCAACAGGAACTAGCTTGGAGGGAATTTTACCAACATTGCCTTTACAGTTTTCCCGGCCTAGCCCAGGGCCCCTACCGATCGCCGTTTCAGGAATTTCCCTGGGAGGAAAACCAAAACCATTTCCAAGCTTGGTGCGCTGGGGAGACTGGTTACCCCATCATTGATGCGGCCATGGCCCAGTTAAACCAAACCGGCTGGATGCACAACCGCTGTCGGATGATTGTGGCCAGTTTTCTAACCAAGGATTTGATTCTCAATTGGCAATGGGGGGAATTGTATTTTATGCAGACCCTCTATGACGGTGACCTAGCGGCCAACAATGGGGGCTGGCAATGGAGTGCTTCTAGTGGCATGGACCCCAAACCCCTGCGGATTTTTAACCCCTATACCCAAGCCCAAAAATTTGACCCGGAGGGGGAATATATCCGCACTTGGTTACCTCAGTTAGCCCGCTTCGACACAGGGGATCTGTTAACCGGTAAACTCACCCCCATGGAAAGGCGATCGGTCAATTATCCTGAACCCATAGTGAACCACAATCAGCAACAACGGGAATTTAAACGGCGCTATCAGTTGGTCAAGTAG
- the rimI gene encoding ribosomal protein S18-alanine N-acetyltransferase has product MVSLLCPKYDLFWPHREDLPHFAQLDQQCLGGMLTLGGYEREWDSDNSVLLGIRLMTGGDLVAMGAFWQILEEAHITLLAVAQAHRRQGLGKILLQSLLATATHRQLERATLEVRASNQVAIDLYHQFGFQLAGRRKGYYPDREDALILWKNHLSPPA; this is encoded by the coding sequence ATGGTTTCCCTTCTCTGCCCTAAATACGATCTATTTTGGCCCCATCGAGAAGACCTGCCCCATTTTGCCCAGTTAGACCAGCAGTGTTTGGGGGGAATGTTGACTCTAGGGGGTTATGAGCGCGAATGGGATAGCGATAACAGCGTTCTGCTGGGAATTCGTTTAATGACCGGGGGAGACTTGGTGGCCATGGGGGCTTTTTGGCAAATTTTAGAGGAAGCCCACATTACCCTGTTGGCCGTCGCCCAGGCCCATCGGCGGCAGGGATTGGGAAAAATCCTTCTCCAGTCCCTTTTGGCCACAGCGACGCACCGACAATTAGAACGGGCTACCTTGGAAGTTAGGGCATCCAACCAGGTTGCCATAGACCTCTACCATCAATTTGGCTTTCAGTTGGCCGGACGTCGCAAAGGTTACTATCCCGACAGAGAAGATGCTCTAATTCTCTGGAAAAACCATTTGAGTCCCCCTGCCTAG
- a CDS encoding NAD(P)/FAD-dependent oxidoreductase — protein sequence MNASTSPRRPHVVIVGGGFAGLYTAKNLRRSPVDITLIDKRNFHLFQPLLYQVATGSLSPADIASPLRGVLKGQKNIRVLMDKAIDIDPDQQKVVLKGHAPIPYDWLVVATGVSHHYFGNDHWAALAPGLKTIEDALTMRQRIFAAFEAAEKESNSEKQQAWLTFVIVGAGPTGVELAGAIAEIAHSSLKDNFHRIDTRQAKILLIEGVDRVLPPYKPQLSARAQRDLEDLGVTVLTERMVTDINPEQVTIHNNGQSETIVAKTVLWAAGVRASGLGKIISDRAGAELDRAGRVVVNPDLSVASFDNIFVLGDLANYSHQGDQPLPGVAPVAMQEAAYLAKLIGDRLQHRETTPFRYLDYGSLAVIGQNKAVVDLGFAQFTGLVAWMIWVWAHVYYLIEFDNKLIVMLQWGWNYFTRGRGARLITDTSNPQSTSTVPKELVRP from the coding sequence ATGAATGCCTCCACCTCTCCCCGTCGTCCCCATGTGGTTATTGTCGGGGGCGGCTTTGCCGGTCTTTACACTGCAAAAAATTTACGGCGATCGCCAGTAGATATCACCCTGATCGACAAGCGGAACTTCCATCTATTTCAACCTTTGTTATATCAGGTGGCCACCGGCAGTCTTTCCCCGGCGGACATTGCTTCCCCGTTGCGGGGAGTGCTGAAGGGTCAAAAAAATATTCGCGTGTTGATGGATAAGGCCATCGACATTGACCCCGACCAACAAAAAGTGGTGCTGAAAGGCCATGCTCCTATCCCCTACGACTGGCTGGTGGTGGCCACTGGGGTAAGTCATCATTACTTTGGCAATGACCATTGGGCCGCCCTGGCACCGGGGTTAAAAACCATTGAAGATGCTTTGACCATGCGCCAACGGATTTTTGCGGCCTTTGAAGCAGCGGAAAAGGAAAGTAACTCAGAAAAGCAACAGGCTTGGTTAACCTTTGTCATTGTCGGGGCGGGGCCCACTGGAGTTGAATTGGCGGGGGCGATCGCCGAAATTGCCCACAGTTCCCTCAAGGATAATTTCCACCGCATTGACACTAGACAAGCAAAAATTTTGCTGATTGAAGGAGTTGATCGGGTGCTGCCCCCCTACAAACCCCAACTGTCAGCCCGGGCCCAACGGGATTTGGAAGACCTGGGGGTAACGGTGTTAACCGAAAGAATGGTAACGGACATTAACCCGGAACAGGTGACGATACATAACAATGGCCAAAGTGAAACCATTGTGGCAAAAACGGTGCTCTGGGCCGCTGGGGTAAGGGCTTCCGGCCTCGGCAAAATCATTAGCGATCGCGCTGGGGCCGAGTTAGACCGGGCCGGTCGGGTGGTGGTCAACCCTGATTTGAGTGTGGCCAGTTTTGACAATATCTTTGTCCTGGGGGATTTGGCTAATTATTCCCACCAAGGTGATCAACCCCTGCCCGGTGTGGCCCCCGTTGCCATGCAGGAAGCGGCCTATCTGGCCAAGCTCATTGGCGATCGTTTACAGCATCGAGAGACTACCCCTTTTCGTTATCTGGATTACGGTAGTTTGGCGGTGATTGGTCAGAATAAAGCAGTGGTTGACCTTGGCTTTGCCCAATTTACCGGCTTAGTAGCGTGGATGATCTGGGTTTGGGCCCACGTTTATTACCTGATTGAATTCGACAATAAACTAATTGTCATGTTGCAATGGGGCTGGAATTATTTCACCAGAGGCCGGGGGGCCCGACTCATCACCGATACCTCCAATCCCCAGAGCACTTCTACCGTGCCGAAGGAACTAGTGCGCCCCTAG
- a CDS encoding sigma-70 family RNA polymerase sigma factor encodes MIQQSQQGDAEAFRQLYRRYQAKVRSTLYQLCGQHQLDDLVQEVFFKVWKGLPKLRNHNFFATWLYRITWNVAQDARKQLGRSRQRIHQPSSALADNEGEISLQLSRPEDSPDLLQLHYQDLVQQGLATLSFEHRTVLVLHDLEDLPQKTIAEVLNLPGGTIKSRLFYARRAMREFLQQQGVQDVF; translated from the coding sequence ATTATCCAGCAAAGTCAGCAGGGTGATGCCGAAGCCTTTCGTCAACTTTATCGTCGGTACCAAGCTAAAGTTCGTTCCACCCTTTATCAACTTTGTGGACAGCATCAACTCGATGACCTAGTTCAGGAGGTATTTTTCAAGGTGTGGAAAGGATTGCCCAAACTCCGCAATCACAATTTTTTTGCCACCTGGCTTTATCGCATTACTTGGAACGTGGCCCAGGATGCCCGCAAACAATTAGGGCGATCCCGCCAACGGATTCATCAACCAAGTTCTGCTTTAGCTGACAACGAAGGGGAAATATCTCTGCAATTGTCTCGGCCAGAGGATAGCCCTGATCTGTTGCAACTCCACTACCAGGATTTAGTGCAACAGGGCTTGGCTACCCTCAGCTTTGAGCATCGCACTGTGTTGGTGCTCCACGATCTGGAGGATTTGCCCCAAAAGACCATTGCGGAGGTACTCAATTTGCCTGGGGGCACTATCAAATCCCGTCTATTCTATGCCCGGCGGGCCATGCGGGAATTCTTGCAACAACAGGGAGTTCAAGATGTCTTTTAA
- a CDS encoding Rieske 2Fe-2S domain-containing protein, which yields MTSLLTSPSQDQSVAESLPAGGLDQSKFDCRVVWYPLAYEEDLDKHKPSRFTLLGEDLVIWWEESAQQWRVYADQCPHRLAPLSEGRINEAGQLECPYHGWTFAGSGQCQAIPQQYADGQAHTSKRACVRSLPTQVAQGLLFAFPGETDQAEKVALPLVDVLDEDQSEWVCLNTFRDLPYDAFTLMENVLDSSHIPYTHHKTVGKRSNVSPVDLEIVHGDLAEIRCAARQGFIGAWEEGPRKGTLGKQTTTFIAPGLMWHDLTSKQFGRTLTVVYATPMRPGECRLFARFPFKFPSKFPRLVIGLTPRWYSHLGQNRVLEDDQIFLHFQERFVQSKGGSPNYEKACYLPTKADLFVAEFHRWIEQYQVKPFGESSLPDRQSVEQLMDRYHSHTKHCHSCRNALANIEKIQTGSLAIAIICLVVLPVVSLGLAPNFFLGLGLTVVTGLAFALWAGLGKFKQSFYRGNPIPPRNIPDKS from the coding sequence ATGACCAGTCTGTTAACTTCCCCCAGTCAAGATCAAAGTGTCGCTGAGTCCTTACCTGCTGGGGGCTTGGACCAAAGCAAATTTGACTGTCGGGTAGTGTGGTATCCCCTGGCCTATGAAGAGGATTTGGACAAACACAAACCAAGTCGTTTTACTCTGTTGGGGGAGGATTTGGTGATTTGGTGGGAGGAAAGTGCCCAACAATGGCGGGTTTACGCCGATCAATGCCCCCACCGTTTAGCTCCACTGTCGGAAGGCCGCATAAACGAAGCTGGACAGTTGGAATGTCCCTACCACGGTTGGACTTTTGCCGGGTCAGGTCAATGTCAAGCCATCCCCCAACAATATGCGGACGGCCAAGCCCACACCAGTAAACGAGCCTGTGTGCGTTCCCTGCCAACCCAAGTAGCCCAAGGTTTGCTCTTTGCTTTTCCGGGGGAAACTGATCAAGCGGAAAAAGTTGCTCTCCCCTTGGTGGACGTGTTGGATGAAGACCAGTCTGAATGGGTTTGTCTCAACACCTTTCGGGATTTGCCCTACGATGCCTTTACCCTGATGGAAAATGTGTTGGATTCGAGCCATATTCCCTACACCCACCATAAAACCGTGGGTAAACGTAGTAATGTCAGCCCGGTGGATTTGGAGATTGTCCACGGCGATCTCGCAGAGATCCGCTGCGCGGCGCGCCAAGGCTTTATCGGCGCTTGGGAAGAGGGCCCGAGAAAAGGTACTTTAGGCAAACAAACCACCACTTTCATTGCCCCAGGATTGATGTGGCACGATCTAACTTCAAAGCAATTTGGTCGGACTTTAACGGTAGTTTATGCTACCCCCATGCGCCCAGGGGAATGTCGTTTATTTGCTCGTTTTCCTTTCAAATTTCCTAGTAAATTTCCCCGCTTAGTGATTGGTTTAACCCCTCGTTGGTATTCCCACTTAGGGCAGAATCGAGTGCTAGAAGATGACCAGATTTTTCTCCATTTCCAAGAAAGGTTTGTGCAAAGCAAGGGAGGATCACCAAACTATGAAAAAGCTTGTTATCTGCCCACTAAAGCCGATCTATTTGTGGCGGAATTTCATCGTTGGATTGAACAGTATCAAGTTAAACCCTTTGGGGAAAGTTCTTTACCAGATCGCCAATCGGTAGAACAATTGATGGATCGTTACCATTCTCACACCAAACATTGCCATAGTTGCCGTAACGCCCTTGCTAACATTGAAAAAATTCAAACCGGGAGCCTGGCGATCGCCATTATCTGTCTGGTGGTTTTACCTGTAGTTAGTTTAGGCTTGGCCCCCAATTTTTTCCTGGGATTAGGACTAACAGTGGTGACTGGCTTAGCTTTTGCTCTCTGGGCTGGGCTGGGCAAATTTAAACAGTCTTTTTATCGAGGCAATCCCATTCCTCCGAGAAATATCCCAGACAAAAGTTGA
- a CDS encoding Spy/CpxP family protein refolding chaperone codes for MKNIIIAGLLTSLACTLTAVPAMAQNQNLDLHWQSSDETEQLISQWGWGNKRGGQGQWMQSLNLTDSQKQQLEAIRQKYQGQMQSLSEQLRTGQNELRTLMAGNGSDSQIRAKHSQVANLRQQLGELRFNSMLESRQVLTPEQRQKFPN; via the coding sequence ATGAAAAACATTATTATTGCTGGTCTGCTGACCAGTTTAGCCTGTACTCTGACCGCTGTTCCCGCCATGGCCCAAAACCAAAATTTAGATTTACATTGGCAAAGTAGTGATGAAACTGAACAATTGATCAGCCAATGGGGCTGGGGCAATAAAAGGGGAGGACAAGGCCAATGGATGCAATCCCTCAATTTGACCGATAGCCAAAAACAGCAGCTAGAAGCTATTCGTCAAAAGTACCAGGGGCAAATGCAATCCCTATCTGAACAATTACGCACTGGCCAAAACGAGTTACGCACCCTGATGGCCGGCAATGGCAGTGACAGTCAAATTAGGGCCAAACATAGTCAAGTAGCCAATTTGCGCCAACAACTGGGGGAACTGCGCTTCAACAGCATGCTAGAAAGTCGTCAAGTGCTAACCCCGGAACAACGGCAAAAGTTTCCGAATTAA
- the mutS gene encoding DNA mismatch repair protein MutS produces the protein MTDTPILGTVKEPQRDYRTLDRQKLTPMFQHYTEVKEQYQGALLLYRVGDFFECFFQDAVIIARELELILTSKEGGKEIGRVAMTGVPHHALERYARQLVEKGYAVAICDQVEDAAEAQAEKRMVERQVTKLLTPGTLTDDSMLPAKRNNFLAAIAMVEDKWGLAHADISTGEFFTCQSSNLDDLAVELLRLQPSEVLIPTSAPDIRNILRPGEPSEHIPKQLPTSFCYSLRSQTPFSLVEAKQRLLTTFRVKSLEGMGCDALPLAIRAAGGLLEYIEDTQKAHVVPIQPLKTYGLTDFLVLDHQTRRNLEINQTVRDGSFHGSLLWALDRTSTTMGSRALRRWLLQPLLDLKGIQARQDTIQELYHHPALRQDLRQLLRQIYDLERLTGRIGANTASARDVYGLASSLVRLTDLAALAQEGHSPYLKALQTVPPELEELGKYVLAHIVENPPLHIREGNLIRSGVNPTLDEMRQSLEDDNQWLANLEVTEREKTGIANLKVGYNKAFGYYLSLPRSKSEQAPENYIRKQTLVNEERYITPELKERETRILTAQADLNQLEYEIFSEVRGAVAEKAQPIRDVAKAVAAIDVLAGLAEVAVYQGYCRPTMQTESGLIDIKAGRHPVVEQSLGAGFFVANDTQLGHEHWHPDLVILTGPNASGKSCYLRQVGLIQLMAQTGSFIPAKAATLSICDRIFTRVGAVDDLATGQSTFMVEMNETANILNHATAKSLVLLDEIGRGTATFDGLAIAWSVAEYLAGEIQARTIFATHYHELNELASLLENVANFQVTVKELPEEIIFLHQVTPGGADKSYGIEAGRLAGLPSSVITRARQVMAQIEKHSKIAVGLRKGNRGKVMASQGDLETAEDRAKQLDIFGF, from the coding sequence ATGACTGATACTCCCATCCTCGGCACTGTTAAAGAACCCCAACGGGACTATCGCACCCTCGATCGCCAGAAGTTGACGCCGATGTTCCAGCACTACACGGAGGTGAAGGAACAGTATCAAGGGGCATTGTTGCTCTACCGGGTAGGGGATTTTTTCGAGTGTTTTTTCCAGGATGCGGTCATCATTGCCAGGGAATTGGAACTAATTTTAACTAGCAAAGAAGGGGGCAAAGAAATTGGCCGGGTCGCTATGACTGGGGTGCCCCACCACGCCCTAGAACGCTACGCCCGCCAGTTGGTGGAAAAGGGCTACGCCGTGGCCATCTGTGACCAGGTGGAAGATGCCGCAGAAGCCCAGGCAGAAAAACGCATGGTGGAACGGCAAGTGACGAAGTTGCTCACCCCCGGCACCCTGACCGATGACAGTATGCTCCCCGCCAAGCGCAATAATTTCCTGGCGGCGATCGCCATGGTGGAAGACAAATGGGGCCTAGCCCACGCTGATATCTCCACCGGGGAATTTTTCACTTGCCAGTCTAGTAATTTGGATGACCTCGCAGTGGAATTGCTGCGGCTGCAACCGTCGGAAGTGCTTATTCCCACCTCTGCCCCCGATATTCGTAATATTTTGCGCCCAGGGGAACCTTCAGAACATATTCCCAAACAATTGCCCACCAGTTTTTGCTATTCCCTCCGCTCCCAAACTCCCTTTTCTTTAGTGGAAGCAAAACAACGGTTATTGACTACTTTTCGGGTCAAATCTCTGGAAGGCATGGGTTGTGACGCTTTACCCCTAGCAATTCGGGCGGCGGGGGGATTGCTGGAATACATCGAAGATACCCAAAAGGCCCATGTGGTGCCCATTCAACCATTAAAGACCTATGGGCTAACGGATTTTCTGGTGTTAGACCACCAGACCCGGCGCAACTTGGAAATTAATCAAACCGTGCGGGATGGCAGTTTCCACGGCTCCCTGCTCTGGGCTTTGGATCGTACCAGCACCACCATGGGCAGTCGGGCTTTGCGGCGTTGGCTATTGCAACCTTTATTGGATCTCAAGGGTATCCAAGCTCGCCAGGACACCATCCAAGAGTTGTACCATCACCCCGCTTTGCGTCAGGATTTGCGGCAATTACTCCGGCAGATTTACGACCTGGAACGATTGACGGGCAGAATTGGGGCGAACACCGCCAGTGCCAGGGATGTGTATGGCTTAGCCTCTTCGTTGGTGCGGTTGACCGATTTAGCTGCATTGGCCCAGGAAGGCCATAGCCCCTATTTAAAAGCTTTACAAACAGTACCGCCGGAGTTGGAAGAATTGGGCAAATATGTTCTAGCTCATATTGTGGAAAATCCCCCCTTACATATCCGGGAAGGCAACTTAATTCGCAGTGGCGTTAATCCAACTTTGGATGAAATGCGTCAAAGTTTAGAAGATGATAATCAATGGTTAGCTAACTTAGAAGTAACAGAACGGGAAAAAACTGGCATTGCCAATTTAAAAGTTGGTTATAACAAAGCCTTTGGTTATTACTTAAGTTTACCCCGCAGTAAATCGGAACAGGCTCCAGAAAATTACATTCGCAAACAAACCTTAGTCAACGAAGAAAGGTATATCACACCGGAATTGAAGGAGCGAGAAACTCGTATTCTCACCGCCCAGGCTGACTTGAATCAATTGGAATATGAAATTTTTAGCGAAGTGCGGGGCGCAGTGGCGGAAAAAGCCCAACCAATTCGGGATGTGGCCAAGGCCGTAGCGGCGATCGATGTGTTGGCGGGGCTGGCCGAGGTGGCAGTTTACCAGGGCTATTGCCGTCCCACTATGCAGACCGAATCAGGTTTAATCGATATTAAGGCAGGTCGCCATCCGGTGGTGGAACAATCCCTTGGAGCCGGATTTTTTGTCGCTAACGATACCCAATTGGGCCATGAGCATTGGCATCCTGATTTGGTCATCTTAACCGGGCCCAACGCCAGTGGAAAAAGTTGTTACCTGCGCCAAGTGGGATTAATTCAATTAATGGCCCAAACCGGCAGTTTTATTCCTGCGAAAGCCGCTACTCTGAGCATTTGTGACCGTATTTTTACCAGGGTGGGGGCAGTGGATGATTTGGCCACAGGGCAATCTACTTTTATGGTGGAAATGAATGAAACTGCCAATATTCTCAACCATGCCACCGCAAAATCTTTGGTGTTACTAGATGAAATTGGTCGGGGTACCGCTACCTTTGACGGTTTGGCGATCGCCTGGTCAGTGGCGGAATATTTGGCCGGAGAAATCCAGGCCCGGACAATTTTTGCTACCCATTACCATGAGCTAAACGAGTTGGCTTCTTTGTTAGAAAATGTGGCCAATTTTCAAGTTACTGTTAAAGAATTGCCAGAGGAAATTATCTTTTTGCACCAAGTGACACCGGGGGGAGCGGATAAATCCTATGGCATTGAAGCGGGACGGCTGGCGGGGTTACCTAGTTCAGTTATTACTAGGGCCCGGCAGGTGATGGCCCAGATTGAAAAACATAGTAAAATCGCCGTCGGTTTACGTAAGGGTAATCGAGGTAAAGTTATGGCTAGTCAGGGGGATCTTGAAACAGCGGAAGATAGGGCCAAACAGTTAGATATTTTTGGTTTTTAG
- the murI gene encoding glutamate racemase gives MREPQRSRIGVFDSGVGGLTVLRELYRQLPKESILYFGDTARLPYGNRSPQVILQYVREILTWMTEEEVKMVIMACNTSSALALETVQQEFNMPILGVILPGARAAVRQGRRIGVISTPATAASNAYRHAIHEVNPDALVWQMGCPEFVPLIEQNRLHDPYTLEVAKGYLQPLLDADIDTLVFGCTHYRHLTPVFQQILPSHIRLVDPASHVVKAARQELEVMGLRNSEMSIATRFTVSGCPQQFAELSQQWLGFTPMVEKISLPCLSPIYPQPLEIRE, from the coding sequence ATGCGTGAGCCCCAGCGTAGCCGAATTGGCGTTTTTGATAGTGGTGTGGGTGGGTTAACCGTTCTACGTGAGCTGTATCGACAATTACCTAAAGAATCAATTCTTTATTTTGGCGATACCGCACGGCTACCTTACGGCAACAGATCCCCGCAAGTTATCCTCCAATATGTCCGGGAAATCCTCACTTGGATGACAGAAGAGGAAGTGAAAATGGTAATCATGGCCTGCAACACCAGTTCTGCTTTGGCCCTGGAAACCGTACAACAGGAATTTAATATGCCAATTTTGGGAGTGATCCTCCCTGGGGCCAGGGCGGCAGTGCGTCAAGGTCGGCGCATCGGTGTTATTTCCACCCCGGCTACGGCGGCCAGTAACGCCTATCGCCATGCTATCCACGAAGTCAACCCCGATGCCTTGGTTTGGCAGATGGGATGTCCAGAATTTGTCCCCCTCATTGAGCAAAACCGCCTCCATGACCCCTACACCCTAGAGGTGGCCAAGGGTTACCTACAACCTCTCTTAGATGCGGACATTGACACCCTGGTATTTGGTTGTACCCATTACCGTCATTTAACCCCTGTCTTCCAGCAAATTTTGCCTTCCCATATCCGGCTAGTGGATCCGGCTAGCCATGTGGTCAAGGCGGCCCGGCAAGAGTTGGAAGTGATGGGATTGCGGAATTCGGAAATGTCCATTGCCACCCGTTTCACCGTCAGTGGTTGCCCCCAGCAGTTTGCAGAGCTTTCCCAACAATGGCTGGGTTTCACCCCCATGGTGGAAAAAATTTCCTTGCCCTGCTTGAGCCCAATTTACCCCCAACCTTTGGAAATACGGGAGTAG